A single window of Archangium gephyra DNA harbors:
- a CDS encoding DNA-binding domain-containing protein, whose amino-acid sequence MKPGLRGFFDSMEQYLTRPGPDALERLYTAHPGWDAPRSRVALYGQMVRHHVTSTLEKLYPLTRAGVDAAPWAELVRAYEASSPSRSFEMNHLGEGFPGFLADEAARRGLPDFLPALARFEWTDFAVYTSMEPVPERVERLTVNPTLAVLEHPFQLCAYVRRQGRGQPEAGQELALLWRHPERLVTMFLAANDRSLLAVKMAVEGLTPSQVAEATGVAEADIRAVVESCVADGLVLSP is encoded by the coding sequence ATGAAACCGGGACTGCGGGGCTTCTTCGACTCGATGGAGCAGTACCTCACCCGGCCGGGCCCGGACGCGCTGGAGCGGCTGTACACGGCGCACCCGGGCTGGGACGCGCCGCGCTCGCGGGTGGCGCTCTACGGGCAGATGGTGCGCCACCACGTGACGTCCACGCTGGAGAAGCTCTACCCGCTGACGCGCGCGGGCGTGGACGCGGCCCCGTGGGCGGAGCTGGTGCGGGCGTACGAGGCCTCGAGCCCCTCGCGCTCCTTCGAGATGAACCACCTGGGCGAGGGCTTCCCGGGCTTCCTCGCGGACGAGGCGGCACGGCGTGGGCTGCCGGACTTCCTGCCGGCGCTGGCGCGCTTCGAGTGGACGGACTTCGCGGTGTACACGTCCATGGAGCCGGTGCCGGAGCGGGTGGAGCGGCTCACGGTGAACCCGACGCTGGCGGTGCTGGAGCACCCCTTCCAGCTCTGCGCGTACGTGCGGCGGCAGGGGAGGGGACAGCCGGAGGCGGGGCAGGAGCTGGCGCTGCTGTGGCGTCACCCGGAGCGGCTGGTGACGATGTTCCTGGCCGCGAACGACCGCTCGCTGCTGGCGGTGAAGATGGCGGTGGAGGGACTCACGCCGTCCCAGGTGGCGGAGGCCACCGGCGTGGCCGAGGCCGACATCCGCGCCGTGGTGGAGTCGTGCGTGGCGGACGGCCTCGTCCTGTCGCCTTGA
- a CDS encoding DUF692 domain-containing protein: MSYARRHGLKPLGAGIGLRREFYARLPETSRALDWVEIIPENFLTLGGRPQRALDACVERWPVLPHGVALNIGGPEPLDEDYLSGLKALVERVDAPFFSDHLCYSRLRGAYLHDLLPLPFSEEAVEHVVPRVREVKERVGRPFLLENPSYYARMPGGTLDEADFLRHVAEEADCGLLLDVNNVYVNARNHGYDPRAFLDALPLERVVQIHLAGHEQQPDVIIDTHGAPVCDEVWSLYRYVLERTGPVSTLLEWDQDIPSLEAVLDEADRARAVLAEVEAR, translated from the coding sequence GTGAGCTACGCGCGCAGACATGGACTGAAGCCGCTCGGAGCGGGCATCGGGTTGCGGCGCGAGTTCTACGCACGCCTCCCGGAGACGTCCCGCGCCCTGGACTGGGTGGAGATCATCCCCGAGAACTTCCTCACCCTGGGCGGCCGTCCGCAGCGCGCGCTGGATGCGTGCGTGGAGCGCTGGCCGGTGCTGCCGCACGGGGTGGCGCTGAACATCGGCGGGCCGGAGCCGCTCGACGAGGACTACCTTTCGGGGCTCAAGGCGCTGGTGGAGCGGGTGGACGCGCCCTTCTTCTCGGACCACCTCTGCTACTCGCGGCTGCGGGGCGCGTACCTGCACGATCTGTTGCCGCTGCCCTTCTCGGAGGAGGCGGTGGAGCACGTGGTGCCGCGGGTGCGCGAGGTGAAGGAGCGGGTGGGCCGGCCCTTCCTGCTGGAGAATCCGAGCTACTACGCGCGCATGCCGGGGGGCACCCTGGACGAGGCGGACTTCCTGCGGCACGTGGCCGAGGAGGCGGACTGTGGCCTGCTGCTGGACGTGAACAACGTGTACGTGAACGCGCGCAACCACGGGTATGACCCGAGGGCCTTCCTGGACGCGCTGCCGCTGGAGCGGGTGGTGCAAATCCACCTGGCGGGCCACGAGCAGCAGCCGGACGTCATCATCGACACGCACGGGGCGCCGGTCTGCGACGAGGTGTGGTCGCTCTACCGCTACGTGCTCGAGCGCACGGGCCCCGTGTCGACCCTGTTGGAGTGGGACCAGGACATCCCCTCGCTGGAGGCGGTGCTGGACGAGGCGGACCGGGCGCGCGCGGTGTTGGCGGAGGTGGAGGCGCGATGA